The proteins below come from a single Salinilacihabitans rarus genomic window:
- a CDS encoding GNAT family N-acetyltransferase: protein MGDEPTPSDAYAIREELPDAETFAALREAAGMTPRSPEGIERGLPNSLFGVVAVHEPTDEVVGMGRIVGDGGTVYHVCDMAVHPDHQGRGLGTRIMIAIDDYLAATAPEGAYVNLVADVDGFYERFGFEETRPASKGMYRRIE from the coding sequence ATGGGCGACGAACCGACCCCGTCCGACGCGTACGCGATCCGGGAGGAACTCCCCGACGCCGAGACGTTCGCCGCGTTGCGCGAGGCGGCCGGCATGACGCCTCGCTCCCCCGAGGGGATCGAACGCGGCCTCCCCAACTCGCTGTTCGGCGTCGTCGCGGTCCACGAACCGACCGACGAGGTGGTCGGGATGGGCCGGATCGTCGGCGACGGCGGCACCGTCTACCACGTCTGTGACATGGCCGTCCACCCGGACCACCAGGGCCGCGGCCTCGGGACGCGGATCATGATCGCCATCGACGACTACCTCGCGGCGACGGCCCCGGAAGGCGCCTACGTGAACCTCGTGGCCGACGTCGACGGCTTCTACGAGCGCTTCGGCTTCGAGGAGACCCGGCCGGCCTCGAAGGGGATGTACCGCCGGATCGAGTGA
- a CDS encoding TIGR00725 family protein produces the protein MRVSVIGGGSIPDEAAERAAAVGRELGRRGHVVVCGGRGGTMEAVCRGATAEGGETIGILPTARPSDANEYVDVPIATGLGHARNALVPLNGDAVIALSGGPGTLTEIGFALIYDLPVVGLETHEIAGVEAVETPEAAVDAVEAAVER, from the coding sequence ATGCGCGTCAGCGTCATCGGCGGCGGATCGATCCCGGACGAGGCGGCGGAGCGAGCCGCGGCCGTCGGCCGCGAACTGGGCCGGCGCGGCCACGTCGTCGTCTGCGGCGGCCGCGGCGGGACGATGGAGGCGGTCTGTCGGGGCGCGACGGCGGAGGGCGGCGAGACGATCGGCATCCTCCCGACTGCTCGCCCGTCGGACGCAAACGAGTACGTCGACGTTCCGATCGCGACCGGCCTCGGCCACGCCCGGAACGCGCTCGTGCCGCTGAACGGCGACGCCGTGATCGCCCTCTCGGGCGGTCCCGGCACCCTCACCGAGATCGGGTTCGCGCTGATCTACGACCTGCCCGTCGTCGGCCTCGAAACCCACGAGATCGCGGGCGTCGAGGCCGTCGAGACCCCCGAAGCGGCCGTCGATGCGGTCGAGGCGGCCGTCGAACGGTAG